One region of Niallia sp. Man26 genomic DNA includes:
- a CDS encoding glycoside hydrolase family 13 protein: MIDLASIYHRTGDNFCYLYKEDILHIRLRTKKDNVHAVTLIYGDQYKTSNYRWQNSLLEMQKTGSDQLHDYWQASVTDSLKRLRYGFIIKEGDEQITFTEKGFFPFLPEDPGYYFCLPYIHETELFTPPDWVRETIWYQIFPERFRNGDPDRNPIETAVWGQEAPGLTNYFGGDLQGIIDSLDYLQDLGITGIYLTPIFYANSNHKYNTIDYLQIDPHFGDVSILKQLVSECHMRGIRVMLDAVFNHCGYMFPPFQDVLNNGERSPYKDWFHVHQYPLKDSSGFHYETFGFYEDMPKFNTANKAVRDYLLHVAEYWIKECDIDGWRLDVANEVDHAFWREFRKRVKAVKPDCFILGEIWHDSMPWLRGEQFDSVMNYPLLSKSLQFFAYDMISAKGFVEDMTSIVHAYPDNVNKVLFNIIGSHDTPRVMQESHYRPERVKQLFTFLFTFPGTPCIYYGDEIGLDGGSDPGCRKCMEWDKEKQNVEIKEYLKKLISIRKSAAILSGNASFAFLPVLNNCIAYCHRNENEIFMTVMNNSPDQVSYPLPFSLKGKKLTMPLTCQEYAAESEHLNVNLGAYENILLHFYI, translated from the coding sequence ATGATTGATTTGGCTTCCATCTATCATCGGACTGGAGATAATTTCTGCTATCTTTACAAGGAAGATATACTCCATATCCGCCTCCGGACAAAAAAAGACAACGTCCATGCTGTCACCTTGATTTATGGCGACCAATATAAAACCAGCAACTACAGATGGCAAAATTCATTGCTTGAGATGCAAAAGACAGGCTCTGATCAGCTTCATGATTACTGGCAAGCCTCTGTTACAGATAGTCTTAAACGGCTTCGCTACGGTTTCATTATCAAAGAAGGCGATGAACAGATTACCTTTACAGAAAAGGGCTTCTTTCCTTTTTTGCCCGAAGATCCAGGCTATTACTTCTGCTTGCCTTATATACATGAAACAGAACTATTCACACCGCCAGATTGGGTGAGAGAAACAATCTGGTACCAAATATTTCCAGAACGATTCCGCAATGGCGATCCTGACAGAAATCCAATCGAAACCGCTGTTTGGGGGCAAGAGGCACCTGGCTTGACGAATTATTTCGGCGGAGATTTGCAAGGCATCATCGACTCATTAGATTATCTGCAGGATTTAGGAATTACAGGCATATACTTAACACCGATCTTCTATGCCAATTCCAATCATAAATATAATACAATTGACTACTTGCAGATTGATCCCCATTTCGGAGATGTCAGCATTTTAAAACAACTTGTGAGCGAGTGCCATATGCGGGGAATTCGCGTCATGCTTGATGCTGTATTTAATCATTGTGGTTATATGTTTCCGCCATTTCAGGATGTGCTGAATAATGGAGAGAGATCTCCTTATAAGGATTGGTTTCATGTCCATCAATATCCATTAAAGGACAGCTCTGGCTTTCATTACGAGACCTTCGGCTTCTATGAGGATATGCCAAAGTTCAATACAGCTAATAAAGCGGTAAGAGATTACTTGCTGCATGTTGCTGAATATTGGATCAAGGAATGTGATATTGACGGCTGGCGGCTAGATGTTGCCAATGAAGTCGATCATGCCTTTTGGCGGGAATTCAGGAAGCGTGTTAAGGCGGTAAAACCAGATTGTTTCATCTTAGGAGAAATTTGGCATGATTCCATGCCTTGGTTGAGAGGCGAACAATTTGATTCTGTTATGAACTATCCCTTGCTTTCCAAGTCTTTGCAGTTTTTTGCTTATGACATGATTTCTGCTAAAGGATTCGTCGAGGATATGACCTCCATTGTCCATGCATATCCAGACAATGTTAATAAAGTCCTCTTTAACATTATCGGCAGCCATGACACACCTCGGGTTATGCAGGAGTCCCATTATAGACCTGAACGAGTTAAGCAGCTGTTTACTTTTCTATTCACTTTTCCTGGCACACCATGTATTTATTACGGCGATGAAATTGGTCTTGATGGCGGAAGCGATCCTGGCTGCAGAAAATGCATGGAATGGGATAAAGAAAAACAGAACGTGGAAATAAAGGAATATTTAAAAAAACTGATTTCGATTCGAAAGTCTGCTGCTATCCTCTCGGGAAACGCAAGCTTTGCCTTCCTTCCTGTCCTAAATAATTGCATTGCTTATTGCCATAGGAACGAAAATGAAATATTTATGACTGTGATGAATAACAGTCCAGACCAAGTAAGTTATCCATTGCCTTTCTCACTAAAGGGAAAAAAGTTAACAATGCCACTAACATGTCAGGAATATGCTGCCGAATCAGAACATTTAAACGTGAATCTCGGTGCTTATGAAAATATTCTTCTCCATTTTTATATTTAG